The proteins below are encoded in one region of Mycobacterium pseudokansasii:
- a CDS encoding class I SAM-dependent methyltransferase, with amino-acid sequence MTQARRRGLNGVVTRMWSLLAPAYDLPVLQQWVYRPPHDEVIAHLRGHGSRKIADIACGTGILSDRIQRELNPDEIYGVDMSDGMLNQARARSNRVQWMRGPAEQLPFDDGALDAVVTTSAFHFFDQPVALREFHRVLAPGGLVAVAALSARQPLLQALSAGRWKPQHNASPAEVRALFEDAGFVVSDQHRVRRPVWTKIVSDLITVGTKR; translated from the coding sequence ATGACGCAAGCGCGTCGCCGCGGGCTCAACGGCGTCGTCACCCGGATGTGGAGCCTGCTGGCCCCAGCCTACGACCTGCCGGTGTTGCAGCAGTGGGTGTACCGTCCGCCGCACGACGAGGTGATTGCGCATCTGCGCGGCCACGGATCCCGCAAGATCGCTGATATCGCCTGCGGCACAGGAATTCTCAGCGACCGGATCCAGCGCGAACTGAATCCCGACGAGATCTACGGCGTCGACATGTCCGACGGCATGCTCAACCAGGCGCGCGCCAGATCCAACCGAGTGCAGTGGATGCGTGGTCCTGCCGAGCAACTGCCCTTCGACGATGGCGCACTCGACGCCGTGGTGACGACCTCGGCGTTTCACTTCTTCGATCAGCCGGTGGCGTTGCGGGAATTCCATCGGGTACTGGCGCCCGGCGGGCTGGTGGCCGTGGCGGCCCTGAGCGCACGCCAACCGCTGCTGCAGGCACTCTCGGCCGGCAGGTGGAAGCCACAGCACAATGCCTCGCCGGCCGAGGTGCGGGCACTGTTCGAAGACGCCGGGTTCGTCGTGAGCGATCAGCACCGGGTCCGGCGGCCGGTCTGGACGAAGATCGTGTCAGACCTGATCACCGTCGGCACCAAGCGCTGA
- a CDS encoding IS1380 family transposase: protein MQLLHAAAKTHASFDDPNLVSHAGLVPVMRLAQLVGLEELVAQHVRLNAEVGANAGVKVGSLIAGMIAGADDIDGMDLLRHGALPDTFGGIRAPSTLGSFLRAFTHGHVRQLGAAHRMVLAELAARTPLLPGADQLAFIDVDSTQKRVFGPDKQGAAFGHAKIASKSLTVRGLNALIATVSTPIAAPVITTTRLRGGNAASARGAASLVAEAISTARAAGITGLIVVRVDSAFYNGAFVAACRRNGAHFSVTVRMDPKIRRAIAAIDEDAWTAIAYPNAVFDEQAGQWISDAEIAEVPYTAFTSTPAHATEGRLIVRRVRDLAKSPAGHGQGELFAAHRYHAVFTNSPFQLVQAESQHRAHAIIEQVFADLFAGPLAHLPSGKFNANAAWLALAATAHALTRALGVLASPEHALARGATIRTQLINVAARPARAGRDTITWHLPRDWPWEQHWLNAFHATHRGPPALAA, encoded by the coding sequence GTGCAATTGTTACATGCCGCGGCCAAGACGCACGCCAGCTTCGATGACCCGAATCTCGTGTCGCATGCCGGGCTGGTGCCGGTGATGCGGCTGGCCCAGCTGGTGGGGCTGGAAGAGCTTGTCGCCCAGCATGTTCGGCTCAACGCCGAGGTGGGCGCCAACGCAGGTGTGAAGGTCGGCTCGCTGATCGCGGGGATGATCGCCGGCGCCGACGATATCGACGGCATGGACCTGTTGCGCCACGGCGCGCTGCCGGACACCTTCGGCGGGATCCGCGCCCCTTCCACGCTGGGGTCGTTTCTGCGCGCGTTCACCCACGGCCACGTGCGTCAACTAGGAGCGGCGCACCGCATGGTGCTGGCCGAGCTGGCCGCGCGCACCCCGCTGCTGCCCGGCGCCGATCAGCTGGCATTCATCGATGTCGACTCGACGCAGAAGCGGGTATTCGGGCCGGACAAGCAGGGCGCGGCGTTCGGGCATGCCAAGATCGCGTCCAAATCGCTGACGGTGCGCGGGCTTAACGCGCTGATCGCCACCGTGAGTACCCCGATCGCCGCCCCGGTGATCACCACCACCCGGCTGCGCGGCGGCAACGCCGCCTCCGCACGCGGGGCGGCATCGCTAGTGGCCGAGGCGATCAGCACTGCCCGCGCCGCCGGGATTACCGGGCTGATCGTGGTGCGCGTCGACTCGGCCTTCTACAACGGGGCGTTCGTGGCCGCCTGCCGCCGCAATGGGGCACATTTTTCGGTCACCGTGCGCATGGATCCCAAGATCCGCCGTGCCATCGCCGCCATCGACGAGGACGCCTGGACCGCCATCGCCTATCCCAACGCGGTGTTCGACGAGCAGGCCGGGCAATGGATCTCCGACGCCGAGATCGCCGAAGTCCCCTACACCGCGTTCACCTCCACCCCAGCGCATGCCACCGAGGGGCGGTTGATCGTGCGCCGGGTGCGCGATCTGGCCAAAAGCCCCGCCGGCCACGGCCAGGGCGAGCTGTTTGCCGCCCACCGCTATCACGCGGTATTCACCAACAGCCCGTTTCAACTCGTGCAGGCCGAATCCCAACACCGCGCCCACGCCATCATCGAACAGGTCTTCGCCGACCTGTTCGCCGGGCCACTCGCCCATCTACCTTCGGGCAAGTTCAATGCCAATGCCGCCTGGCTGGCCCTGGCCGCCACCGCCCACGCGCTCACCCGCGCCCTGGGTGTGTTGGCCTCACCCGAACACGCCCTGGCCCGCGGTGCCACCATCCGCACCCAACTGATTAACGTCGCCGCCCGCCCCGCCCGCGCCGGACGTGACACGATCACCTGGCACCTACCCCGCGACTGGCCCTGGGAACAACACTGGCTCAACGCCTTTCACGCCACCCACCGCGGACCACCAGCGCTGGCCGCCTGA
- a CDS encoding class I SAM-dependent methyltransferase has protein sequence MPRTDNDTWDLATSVGATATMVAAARAIATKAPAPLIEDRFAEPLVRAVGVDFFTRWATGDLVAADVDDDESVWKLEHMPDAMAARTRFFDSFFRDATQAGIRQAVILASGLDARAYRLAWPADMTVFEIDQPQVIGFKTATLARLGAAPAADLRPVAVDLRHDWPKALLHAGFDRSRPTAWIAEGLFGYLPPAAQDRLLDNVTALSADGSRLGCEAVPDMSRLDVDKAREMMRRATAKPESTDVLGVTVCDRIELRPLGGGAFELLASSASLSSWDWPLK, from the coding sequence ATGCCACGCACCGACAACGACACCTGGGACTTGGCAACCAGCGTGGGGGCGACGGCCACGATGGTGGCGGCAGCCCGGGCGATAGCCACCAAGGCCCCGGCCCCCTTGATCGAGGACCGGTTTGCCGAACCACTGGTCCGTGCCGTCGGCGTGGACTTCTTCACCCGGTGGGCCACCGGCGACCTTGTCGCTGCCGACGTCGACGACGACGAGTCCGTTTGGAAGCTCGAGCACATGCCCGATGCGATGGCCGCACGGACTCGCTTCTTCGACTCGTTCTTCCGCGACGCGACGCAGGCCGGGATCCGTCAGGCCGTGATCCTGGCATCCGGTCTGGATGCGCGCGCCTACCGGTTGGCGTGGCCGGCCGATATGACGGTGTTCGAGATCGACCAGCCGCAGGTGATCGGGTTCAAGACCGCCACCCTGGCCCGGCTGGGAGCCGCCCCGGCGGCCGATTTGCGCCCGGTGGCCGTCGATCTGCGCCACGATTGGCCGAAAGCCTTGCTGCACGCAGGTTTTGACAGAAGCCGGCCGACCGCGTGGATCGCCGAGGGGCTCTTCGGTTACCTGCCGCCGGCTGCTCAGGATCGCTTGCTGGACAACGTCACTGCGCTCAGCGCCGACGGCAGCCGGCTGGGCTGCGAGGCGGTCCCGGACATGTCGCGGCTGGACGTCGACAAAGCCCGGGAGATGATGCGCCGAGCCACCGCTAAGCCTGAATCCACCGATGTACTTGGTGTGACGGTTTGCGACCGGATTGAGTTGAGGCCGCTGGGTGGTGGCGCGTTTGAGCTGCTGGCCTCTTCTGCCAGCTTGTCCAGTTGGGATTGGCCCCTGAAGTAG
- a CDS encoding DUF4190 domain-containing protein yields MTFQPPPYPPPAPPPGPGPYPQQPGYPGGYPQQPGQYGQPYAPPPPPRGTNGFAIASLIFGVLGGVLLSVIFGIIALKQIKTRGQGGRGMAIAGLVLSALWTLLFGVAIIAAVVTNDGSVRATSLAVGDCIESIPGDNARVATLPKVSCAKPHEGEVYAQLRVTARSFPGQSTLESDYRERCLSAFAAYAPNAADSEDFESYVLYPTEATWNQGDRDVVCIATTKVKRTGSIKG; encoded by the coding sequence ATGACGTTTCAGCCGCCGCCATATCCGCCGCCTGCACCGCCACCGGGGCCGGGCCCTTATCCACAACAACCCGGCTACCCCGGCGGCTACCCGCAGCAGCCCGGTCAGTACGGCCAGCCCTATGCGCCGCCTCCGCCGCCCCGGGGCACCAACGGCTTTGCGATCGCTTCGCTGATCTTCGGGGTTCTCGGCGGTGTCCTGCTAAGTGTCATCTTCGGCATCATCGCGCTCAAACAGATCAAGACTCGGGGTCAGGGCGGGCGCGGCATGGCAATCGCCGGTCTGGTGCTGTCCGCGCTGTGGACGTTACTCTTCGGGGTCGCGATCATCGCTGCCGTCGTAACCAACGACGGTTCGGTGCGCGCAACCAGCCTCGCCGTCGGCGATTGCATCGAGTCGATCCCGGGTGACAATGCGCGGGTCGCCACGCTTCCGAAGGTGTCGTGCGCCAAACCACACGAGGGCGAGGTGTATGCGCAATTGCGGGTCACTGCACGTAGTTTCCCCGGCCAGTCCACCCTGGAGAGCGACTATCGGGAGAGGTGCTTGTCGGCGTTCGCCGCTTATGCGCCCAATGCCGCAGACAGCGAGGACTTCGAAAGTTATGTGCTGTATCCCACGGAGGCGACCTGGAACCAGGGTGACCGCGACGTGGTATGCATCGCCACTACCAAGGTGAAACGCACCGGGTCGATCA